The DNA segment GTCTAAGGCGCTGGATTAAGGCTCCAGTCTCTTCGGGGGCGTGGGTTCGAATCCCACCGCTGCCAACagttctgttttgattttttttgtctcatttttcttcctccttctctgtcTCCTCACCTGGGAAGACTGGAGTctaaaacccaaacaaaaaaaaaggtttccaaataagcaaaaaaaacccacacgCACAAAAAATCTCAAACCGACAACAAAATGCGTACAAAGTAGATAAtcccaaaagcaaaacaaacaaactccaaacacacacacccaaaacaatttaaataactCCGAAATAAAAGAccacaagcacaaaaaaaaaatcaaacccacaacaacaaaaaaaattaaaaaacccaaaaagacTCAACCTAAATTAAACAtcacacacacaagaaaaaaaagcaaagaaaaaaacccgcacaaaaccaaagacaaaaaaacatacacacacacacacacacacgcgcacacacacagagaaggaaattaaaagagaaaacaaacaaaaaaaaaagcaagaaagaaaaaactgaaagaaataagcAAGAAAAGAGGGGAACTGGGCTCGTCCGGGATTTGAACCCGGGACCTCTCGCACCCAAAGCGAGAATCATACCCCTAGACCAACGAGCCGTTGTGGAAAGTGCTTCCTCCGTCTGGCCTCTGGCCTCAAACCGACCCGGTCATTTCTAGAATCTCTTTCCGGCTTTGCTGCGCCTGCCCCCGATCCCGGCGCGCAGACAAAATTAGCGAAGCTTTTGGCGGAGGAAGAAGGctaaagccaggaaaaaaaggaaaacgAGAGGCCCCAGCGAGATTTGAACTCGCGACCCCTGGTTTACAAGACCAGTGCTCTAACCCCTGAGCTATGGAGCCGGTGCGGAAGGGACCTCGCTGCTGGGGCCACCACGGCTGGAATGGCCCCAAATCCCCGTCACCCTCAAAATTTCCTCATTCCCCACaaaatttcctctttccctcccagCATTTTCCCCGTCCCCTGCCTGACACGAGGGCAAGAAACAGGCGGGCCACAAAAGAACCAGCCATGGGGCCTCATCCACCCCGGAATCCTCAAAATTTGGCCTCAACCCCTTGAAAATTTGGGTTCAGCCCTTGACAACTCCAGTTTCGTCTGtttttccagggattttggCCGATGTCCAACCAGTGGAAAGCTCCTTGTTGCTGGTGGAATAACCTGGGTGCTGATGCCTGTTTGTCCCCTCCAAAGATTTCCAAAGGCGAAGGCTGACTcgtttttaccttttttttttccccctcattgAGACCTAATTTGGGGGATTTGAAGATATTAGGTTTGTGCTTAACAAATGTGTAATGAAACCACAAACAATTatatacaaaaattattttctattatattatttatataattattatattatataatttttatatgcCTTTGCCCCAACACATAAATACATAGATGTGTATTATgacatatatttatacaaatatattttaagtatatgtatatataatgtatatatatgaaGATGAGTCCCGGTAGCACCTCTATGTTTTATTTCCCACACGTGGGCTAAGAATGACCCGGGCAGTTCCAAATCAAACACAATTCTGACATCAGAAAAGTTGTGGCCCTGTGAATATCTTCCTTATTCCAGggattttcctctgtttctgtcatttcttcagCAGCGCTGCTTCAGCAGGGGATGAAGCTCCCAAGAGTCACACATTTTATTCCCTTGCTTGTGGCTTCATCTTTGTAAGAGTTGCTGCACCTTTAAATAATGTGGATTTAGCAGCTaactcattaaataaaatatataaatttgaATCTCAGGGTAGGAACCAAcccaaaagctgaaaatttaggatatttctgcattttctcatCTGAAACCACCCAGGAAATGTTATGGACCAAATAAACTTTCCCCCCACCTTGCCCCAAGTCTGTAATTTCCTAAAAGGATTTATGTGTTTTGTGGAAAAAGTCCCAAAGCTGACCAGTCCCAGAGCCCCACTTTACCAGCACTTCAGGcaataagattatttttcaaagctgcttttttgcttttttttttttttttttttttttttttagcaaaaccAGAGTGGATGAAGCAAAAGTCCAACGTCGGCTCCTTGGCAGACAAAGggtttccagggaaaaaaaacaaaacaaaataacccaAGAAATGAGGGTAAATGGGTGATTTTGCTGGGAACCTGAGGGAGCACAAGATTCAGCACCTAAATCCAAGCAAAGTGTGAGAACCATGAGAGATATTTTGTGAACACCTTGTCCACAGAGAGGCCTTAGCACAGGAGCACCAGAGGGACAAATGTGGGTCTTGCTCAGGTCCAGCAGGACAAACATCactaaaataaatccaaaagaAGCACCTTCTAAACTTTTCCATAGTCTTCCAGAGGATCCCTGGGTGGAGAACCAGACAGGGAGAGCAGCCAAAACCCCACAGACTCTTCCACACTGGACAGGTCAGATCTGGTGGACAGTGGTCACCTGAGACAGTTCGGACAACCGTCACGACATTCCAAAAACAACTTTTGGGGGACAATTAATACTCCAGGTTGGAGAAAGGAAATTTCTGACtgcatttcttctctgtggACAAACAGAGGAGCTTTGCCTTGGATGGATGTCCAAAGATGCCTGCTCAATCCCACCTTTCCCAACGGTCATTCACCCTATAAATATTCCATTTCCCAGCCACTGGCACATCCAAAGGGGTGGAAAAGCCACTCCAAAGCTTCCCACAGACCCTTAAGCCCTCATGTGGGGTCAGACCCGGAGCCACAAATGACATCTGGAGGGTTCCTTCTCTGAGGCTGAGCTTGTCACCCCTTCCAAGGGGTGGGTTTAAGTTGGTGGCCACAGCCTTTGAGTTGGTGGCCATGATCTTTGAGTTGCTGACCGCAGCTTTCAAGCTGGTGACCACAACCTTCCTTTAAGCTGGCAGCCACAATTTCTGGGCACCGCTGGACATCTCTCTGCTTCCACCTGTCCTGAAGACCCTCTTTGTGATGCTCTCCTGACCACCTGGTTGCCCATCCCCCAGCCCACGTCCCACCAAACCAGGCTGATTTGAGTCTTTTGAGCTCATCCAGGGGCAAAGCGCTTCCCTGGCACTCCCTGAGGCACCTCAGGGGCACAGTTTGATGTAGGTGACAGTGGAACAGACTGAAAAGAGGGGGAAGATCTTCTCCTGGAAGGCCACATTGAAGGTGAAGATGTGCTGCATGTTCTCAGCGTCATAGAAGGAAACCTCCTCACCCTCGTAGTCCAGGTACACCCGGACCCGGCTGAGCTTGTGGCTGAGGCACAGCGGGGTGCGCTGGGGTGAGGTGACGGCCCAGTAGCGGCCCCCATTCTGCTGCATGGCCCAGATCCCCTCCTCGGGGGAGAACTGCGTCAGCCCCTTCCTGCGGATGGACTCCTTGGCCACACCGAAGGCCCAGCCGTCCGACGGCCCCACCTCCACCTCCCAGTAGTGCCGCCCTGACTTGAAACCCGTGGTGGCCAAGACCCGTGAGTTGGTGTCGAAGCGCTTGGGGTTGTcgggcagctcctgcttcctgcagcccaTCCGGACACTTTTGAGGTCAGCGGAGAGGATCAGCAGGTGGTTGGCTGAGTCGGGGTCCAGGGTCAGGTCCTCTgttggggacagcagtgacaacTCAGTGAGGGTTTGAGCAATGAAAAGCCCAGCTCAGGGTGGGGGTTATCAGTTTCTGGACTAGCCCGGACCTCAATAACCCCAGCCCACACAGACACCCCACACTGACACCCCCATGgaaaccccaaatccctcaaGTAGGGGTTGATCTCATGCTGCTTTCTGGTGAGAAATGGGGTGACAACAACACGAGGCCACCAGGAGCAAAGAACACCACAAAAGCACGTGCAGATAATTTGCAGTTATCCACGGCAAAGATGGGCCTTAGATCAAGAACACTTTTTCCacataaactgattttttatCTTGGTTTCCAGCCCATCCACCCATGGGTGGGTTCCGCACTCTCCTGGCATCACAAATCACAGAGTTTTGAtccccaaaccaccccaaagGCATCCAAATCCTTGTGGGAAGCCATGACCTAAGGGCATCTTTCCACCTGAAGCAGCCCAAACCAAACATGCGGGTGCAGCCTGGTCCTAACAGATTGTTCTTCCCCTTTCCAAACTCAGGCTTAGAGGAAACAATGAGTGACCTCAAATTGTGGTTGTAGTCAGCAAAGTCACCATGAATCCATGAGACACTTTGAGGGGAGTCTAAAATAGGGCCTCGGGAGCTGAAACACGGCAGGTGCCTCACCATAAAGGCCTTTGTGCTCTCCAAAATTCACAGATTTGGGTCAGGAATTGACACAAAAATTCCCCAAAAGAGGCACAGTGTGATTAAAAGCCTCACGGTGCTTCATAAAGGTGGGGAAAGTCATAACAAGGACAGGGAAGGCTGGGATcgttttttcttcaaaacttaAGCATCAGGTTCCTCCAAAAAGTGAGAGTTGTCAAAAACCAGTATCTCCTGCATCAGAGATTGCAAATCCCACCAGCAAAACTGTGGGGAAACAGGTTGGACCGAGCCGATTTCATCACTGCCAATTTTTTTACAAGGTGTTTTCCATCCTCAGGCATCTCCAGACCCTGGAATTGTCAGGATTTGGGTTGAGGTTTAACCACAATGTCATGGGACAACACACAGCGAGTGACACCTCTGCACATGCACCCACCCCCCAGCATGCAGCGAGGGGCCTTTGGCTTCTCAGTGGTGGTCACCAGGTTTCTCCTTGTGCTTTCTGCCACCTTTTGGCATTTCCAGAGGTGTCTGGGTGTGCTGTTTGTGAGCAGAATCCTTGGAAAAGGTACAACCCATGGGTTGTCCTCCTTTGAGACCGCCGTGCTTGAGACCAcagctttaaaagcaaaaattgagcttttttcttctgaaaactctgctctgggcaccttCACACCAAGGGGGTGCGGATGGGATAGATTTTAATCTCAGGTCGAGCTCAGAGGGATGGGCTTGATCCCAGAATTCCTGCAGAGCCCGTTCTCAGGGGCTCATCTAGCATGGAAATTGTTTTTGGCTGGGTTTGCCCCTCAAATTCATGACCTCTCCAGTGAAGAGGAGTTAAATTCTTAATTAACTTCAAAAACAAGTTAAATTATGctgggattttatttaaattcttaaataaCTTAAGGAATTAACCAAATTCTGCTGGGATTTAACTCCTCTGACTTCACACTGGAACAGATGCCGGAGCTCACAGCCTCCGTCCCAATTCCCTGGTGGAAacaggagcccagcagagcaaaTTTGGCAGACTAAGAGCCAGTTGTGGCTCAGAATGGTTTTTTGGTCTCAACTCTATGGGTTTGTTAAGTGCAAACAGGCAGAGAGGACCTGGCTGAGCTGTCAGATCCCCGGCGTCAATTAGAAAAATCGGCTTTGggctctggagctgagcaggcTGGATCTGGAAATCATcgagagaaaagaaattaaggaaaaaaaaaaagaaagaaaaaaagaaatctagagtgtggtttccttttttttttttttttttcctcttcctttttgtcCCACTCTCTTTGGCTTTGCAAAATACAACCACAATTTTGAGTCTTTGCTTCGGGCACTATGTGTGAAATATCatcttttttacctttttcacCTCTTCCCAGCTCGTCCTGCAGGTGTtctgaaaaggaggaaagacGGGGGCATGAATGGTGACACCCAGAGAGACAATGGATCCCCAAGTCTCCTTTATGGGACTGTGGCACCAAAGCAAGCTGAGGATGGACCAGCACAACAGGGGAGAACCcctgttaaatatatttaattttcattaaaaacccCCTTCTGGGcatgaagaaaacacaagatTTATTTAAACCACATTTATCATGCCCTGCCACATCTCCGCCTCAGGAATTTCAAGCCCTGAGCACATCCTTGAAGCCAGTTCTTGCCCCAGGGTGTAATTTCCATTTAGAAATGAttcagttttttctcttctagagCTGTTCTTTTTGGTGCATTTtgcctttccagctctctcagcaccATCTCATGGtttcctgctttgctgcaaACCCAGGGCTTGGCAATTTCAGCATGAAACTCCttgaaattaaagtttttattGCACCAAAACTGATGTCCGCACTCAGATATTCCCCTCTTTAAAACAACCCCACATTTCCTTCCCCATCTAGGACGAATTTCTTCCTGCTCATGCCCATCTCCAGAATGAGAACAAGGATCTCCAGAATCCCTTTCCAACTGATTTCTGCTCCAGTTTTGGTCGCCAGGAGGCCTCGAGCAGCACCCCAGGCActcccacccctccctgccAGTGCCAGGAAAAtccaaagattatttttaaaccttttccACCCACCTCGGAATTTCTTCAAGACCTTCTCAAGGACAACAGTTTTGATGGAGAAGTTGCAGACGTGCATCTTCATGTCGGTGCAGACGGGGATGGGCTTGTGGCACTTCACGTCGTCGCTCCTGccaagggaaagggaaaaacaatgAGGAAATTGTTGATATTCCCCCATTTCCATCGCCATTTGCCACCAATGCTCCTGCCCCATCTTCCCCAGAGGATCTTGCTGAAATTTCACCCTCCTTGGGGCGAGGAAATCAGCATTTAAGTGTGGATTTTGGGGCTCCTCTGAGGTGATGGGGGGACTTTTTTGGGTaaacccccaaacccaccacccctccctcctgacagctgctcctgctgcagctccagtgtAATTTTTGGAGCTTGGTGATGCCTGAACCGCAGTTCAGCTGGGCAAACTGTGtgtgagcaaaaaaaaaaggaatctggGGGTTCTGGTCTCCCTTGACGCTTGGAGAAGCCCACTGGGAGGAAAAAGACACtatgaaaatcagatttccaAGAAGCTGGAGGAGACCCAGGGCTTGCAGAGAGTGGGAGGCAAATTCCATCCTTCCCGGTGCCTCCCTCTGGAGTGTGGACATTGACCTCCAGACAGGATGGGGAGGAGTGGAAGCCTGAAGGCATCAGGGAGAGCAGAATTCCATACCTGCTTATGACATCCATCACatcctggaaaggaaaaagagagactGGGTGAAATCCCTGTGCTCCGGCCCCCCACAGAGAGACTCCCACTCATCAAACCCAGCCAAGATGTCCATCCCTGGGAGATGTGGCCAGCAGGTGTGGATTCATCCCTCAGGTGTTGGATTCCAGCTCTGGTAGGTGACATTCCCACCAAATCCCATCCCGCTCCCCGCAGCACCTCCCAGCCTCGCTGCTCCGGGGGAACCTTCCCCAAGGCTCATCCACAATTCTCCAGCCTCATGGAATGTGCCTGTTTTAGGCTGGAAGACACCTTCCCAGGCCTCTCATCCTCCCCCTGCTCCGAGCAGGTTGTCCAGGTGAGTTGGGAGGATCTCCACGTGACCTAAAAATCTCCCCAGTTCTTCTCCCAGCGTTTGGCTGGCGCTGTGAACCCACACGTGGGCACCTGGTAGCCTCGGGGATGTTTATGGGGTCTCCCTGCTGGTCTCCCTCTTCTGTCAACCCAGCTCATGTGAAGTGTTGAGGGGTGGGAGGTACCTGCAGGTACTCCCTGCCCAAGAGCTACCTGCCATAAACTGGGCAGCTTTGCACCTCGATGTCTCCACATTTTCTGGACTCCTGCAGTCTAATCACCCCCAAGAAAAGCCTGGGATGCCTCTCATGCCTCAGATGgacaaggaaattattttccctcagGCAGGGTGGATCATGGAGGTGATTTAAGGTTCAAATACACTCAATAAAGTTGCAACaccacaaacaaacagcaaactGAGCCATTATTTGCTCATTCTGGTGCCCTTAAAACACATTCCAGAGCCCACACAAAGCCAGAATAACCTTCCAGGGGCTGAAAAAGGACCCTGAAGCCAGCCCAGAGTTCCCAAcctgcttttaattaaataccAACTATTGTTCTGGGGTGTTTTTCGTGGGCACCAGCACCGTCTGCACAGAGACCACGTGGGGTGAATTTCCACCCACAGCCAAGTCCTGAAACCGTCTGCAAATATTGACAGCACCCAGAATACAGCCTGGGAGGGAATTTAACCCTGTGCAGGTCTGGGGGAGCCACCAGCAGAATCTGCTCAATTCAATAAAAACAAGCTCTTGCCATTAGGGATGGGGAAAAGAGCTGTGGGACTTCAGGATTTCAGGCACCCTGGGGTggttttcccagcctggaaagaAGAGTTTGGCCTAAATCAGCTCTGAACACCTTGAAACCAAGGGCGTGGGGGTACTAGAAAGGTCCAGAAAAGTtcaatgggggaaaaaaaatgacaaaagttGAAGCAGACACTCTGTTCCAGGTTATTCCTCAGCCAGAGAGAGCTTGGGGCACTCAGACACCTCCTTGCACCATCCACTCAttaaagacagaataaaaaaatgactTTTACCCCCGAAACACCTCGATGGGATccttaaaaacactgaaaaaggaGGAATAAGGTTGTGACTAGGACCTGACATCTCACCTTGAGGAACTCAAGCATGGGCTGCTGgattttctcctccagctcGGTGATGAGCTTGTTGAGGAGCGTGATCTCCTTGGAGAGGTCAGTGATGTTCTCGTTCTGCCTCttagaaatgttcttttccatcttctccagctgccccagcaggatGTGCTCCTGGTCATGCAGGAACTGCCGCAGCCGCTCGAAGTCTGAGAGCAGCTTCTGCCGGTCGCTCTCAATGGTTTTCTGGGAACgaaacacagcaaaaacagGATTTCAGGAGAGAGACTGGGGGCCTTTCCTTTGGGGAGGGGTGAGGAATCTGGGTAGCATTCCCGGACAGAAGCCTTGGGAAGCGCTGGGGGTGGGAGAGTCAAGTCCCTGCCCATTAGGATCTCTtgttcctcagctctgccaccatcccagctcctgctgggttTGGCATCGCAAACACCCCGATTCCCATCTGGGACAGAACCCAGGGGCAAACGGGAACATTTTGCTCCAGGAAACGCTGCCTTTGGCACCATGA comes from the Parus major isolate Abel unplaced genomic scaffold, Parus_major1.1 Scaffold351, whole genome shotgun sequence genome and includes:
- the LOC107198860 gene encoding E3 ubiquitin-protein ligase TRIM7 produces the protein MAAVFLPGNLQDEATCSVCLEFFKDPVSIECGHNFCRACIVKSWKDLEMDFPCPQCREVFQQQSFRPNRQLANMSEIISQFTLRGAKGAQEDGLCPKHREALKLYCKDDRRTICVVCDRSREHRPHAVVPVDEASEEYKEKIQERLDFLRKERQELLEFKVNDDKKTQELLKTIESDRQKLLSDFERLRQFLHDQEHILLGQLEKMEKNISKRQNENITDLSKEITLLNKLITELEEKIQQPMLEFLKDVMDVISRSDDVKCHKPIPVCTDMKMHVCNFSIKTVVLEKVLKKFREHLQDELGRGEKEDLTLDPDSANHLLILSADLKSVRMGCRKQELPDNPKRFDTNSRVLATTGFKSGRHYWEVEVGPSDGWAFGVAKESIRRKGLTQFSPEEGIWAMQQNGGRYWAVTSPQRTPLCLSHKLSRVRVYLDYEGEEVSFYDAENMQHIFTFNVAFQEKIFPLFSVCSTVTYIKLCP